One window from the genome of Vibrio sp. VB16 encodes:
- a CDS encoding FadR/GntR family transcriptional regulator encodes MTESKSKLAINQIVYDILKENIPAGSFLKGENELAQSLGVSRTSIRSALQTLASKGLITITPKVGSVANLPDVWNWLDHDVLRWVTQYKESDTFIPHLLEVRLMVEPNAAALAALNATGDNLAALEKSYNMMASGLKQENRAQINIGDIEFHKQLLQATKNPFLISLGDALTTTMEVSFSRTLEQNVILSKPALNDHFRVMDAVRMRKPQLARDTMRGIIMDSIAKTTKVLSSSDYIK; translated from the coding sequence ATGACGGAATCTAAATCAAAACTAGCTATAAACCAGATTGTTTATGACATTCTAAAAGAAAACATTCCAGCTGGGTCATTTTTAAAAGGCGAAAATGAATTAGCGCAATCTTTAGGTGTTTCAAGAACTTCAATTCGAAGTGCATTGCAAACTCTGGCGAGTAAAGGCTTGATCACTATAACGCCAAAAGTTGGTAGTGTGGCGAATTTACCTGATGTATGGAATTGGCTAGATCATGACGTATTACGTTGGGTTACACAGTATAAAGAATCGGATACTTTTATCCCTCATTTATTAGAAGTTCGTTTGATGGTTGAACCAAATGCGGCAGCGTTAGCAGCATTGAACGCGACTGGAGATAATCTTGCAGCTCTTGAAAAAAGTTACAATATGATGGCTTCTGGCCTGAAACAAGAAAATAGAGCGCAAATCAACATTGGTGACATAGAGTTCCATAAACAACTTTTGCAGGCTACTAAGAATCCATTTTTGATATCGCTGGGCGATGCGTTAACGACTACGATGGAAGTTTCTTTTTCTAGAACATTGGAACAGAACGTAATTTTGAGTAAACCAGCACTTAATGATCACTTTCGTGTGATGGACGCAGTTAGGATGCGTAAACCGCAACTAGCCAGAGACACGATGAGGGGAATTATTATGGATTCCATCGCTAAGACAACAAAAGTATTGAGTAGTAGCGACTATATAAAATAA
- a CDS encoding DUF2909 domain-containing protein, protein MLLFIIGNLAIALYYMVKSSPSDGEKNPSMSQFLGRRLMVSVGVVILLIIALSSGLIEPNVRPY, encoded by the coding sequence ATGTTACTTTTCATCATCGGCAACTTGGCGATAGCCCTTTATTATATGGTGAAATCATCACCTTCTGATGGTGAAAAAAACCCTTCCATGAGTCAATTTTTAGGCCGCCGACTTATGGTATCAGTAGGTGTCGTTATATTACTTATTATTGCTTTGAGCTCAGGTTTAATAGAGCCCAATGTTCGTCCTTATTGA
- a CDS encoding Lpp/OprI family alanine-zipper lipoprotein — protein sequence MNNKLLIAVGMGSLLLLGGCASGPDEETTSQLAALSSQVDELSSEVSSLKSSQSAAEMKAGKATDAAMSAQDEAARANERIDNIAQSYTK from the coding sequence ATGAATAACAAATTACTAATAGCAGTCGGTATGGGTTCTCTTCTTTTACTAGGAGGCTGTGCCTCTGGACCCGATGAAGAAACAACCAGTCAACTTGCCGCGCTATCTTCACAAGTAGATGAGTTAAGCAGTGAAGTTTCTTCGCTTAAATCAAGTCAATCAGCTGCTGAGATGAAAGCAGGTAAAGCGACTGATGCAGCTATGTCAGCTCAAGATGAAGCAGCTAGAGCAAACGAGCGAATCGATAATATCGCTCAGTCTTATACGAAGTAG
- a CDS encoding COX15/CtaA family protein, with protein sequence MQNEPRVLLLVLKLSIILTLCVIVLGAYTRLSDAGLGCPDWPGCYGHLSVPTSTTEIAKANQLYPHLDVVESKAWPEMIHRYFAGSLGLLVFAVTWISLRHNRVGFILPISLSIVVIAQALLGMWTVTLKLMPIVVLAHLFGGFTLLSLLVLLYTKIRLRNVAPAQINEPLQGAIKPLALITLFSVIGQIFLGGWTSANYAALMCTSLPICQGEWTQYLNFKTAFTLIQSGHDNYEFGVLDYASRMTIHISHRIGAFVVAIVVLLFHWQARQSADPFLRHLSHWLLFLLLIQITLGISNVLLQLPLPIAVLHNLCGALILITTVRINYVIYVHSKNHNIATSHSIESHIRGTHE encoded by the coding sequence ATGCAGAACGAACCTCGGGTTTTATTATTGGTATTAAAGCTGAGTATTATATTGACTCTGTGTGTCATCGTTTTGGGTGCCTATACTCGTCTATCCGACGCAGGATTGGGCTGTCCGGACTGGCCGGGGTGTTATGGTCACCTTAGTGTACCCACTTCCACGACTGAGATAGCAAAAGCGAATCAACTCTACCCTCATCTTGACGTTGTCGAGAGTAAAGCATGGCCAGAAATGATTCACCGCTACTTCGCTGGCTCTCTCGGCTTACTTGTTTTTGCTGTCACGTGGATTTCACTGCGGCACAACCGTGTCGGCTTCATACTTCCAATCTCACTATCGATAGTCGTCATAGCACAAGCATTACTCGGCATGTGGACCGTCACCCTTAAACTCATGCCTATCGTGGTGTTAGCTCATCTGTTTGGTGGTTTTACATTACTCAGTTTGCTGGTGCTTCTGTACACCAAAATACGTCTACGTAACGTTGCCCCTGCACAAATTAACGAACCGTTACAAGGCGCTATAAAACCACTCGCACTGATCACCTTGTTTTCAGTCATCGGTCAGATATTTTTGGGTGGCTGGACATCAGCCAATTATGCTGCGCTAATGTGCACCAGTCTTCCGATTTGCCAAGGCGAATGGACGCAATATCTTAATTTTAAAACGGCGTTTACACTCATCCAATCTGGCCATGATAATTATGAATTTGGCGTATTAGATTACGCGAGCCGAATGACCATACATATCAGCCACCGCATTGGCGCTTTTGTCGTCGCCATCGTTGTATTGCTATTTCATTGGCAAGCAAGGCAGAGCGCTGATCCATTTCTTCGCCACCTATCACATTGGCTCCTCTTTTTGTTACTGATTCAAATAACATTAGGGATCAGTAACGTTTTACTTCAATTACCATTACCTATCGCTGTTCTGCATAATCTTTGCGGTGCACTGATTCTCATTACCACAGTCAGAATCAACTACGTTATTTACGTACACAGTAAAAACCACAACATTGCAACTTCTCACTCTATCGAATCACATATTAGGGGGACTCATGAATAA
- the cyoE gene encoding heme o synthase, which yields MNKTLVASSTAEFEQPKWRLYLSLTKPKVVALMLLTAVVGMCLAVPTSLPVQQSLLGLLGIGAMAGSAAAFNHLIDRRIDALMMRTQKRPLPSGNINAYEVSLFAFALGVIGFAVLYIGVNALTAFLTLVSLLGYAVVYTMYLKRATPQNIVIAGIAGAMPPLLGWTSVTGELHANAWLLVMIIFVWTPPHFWALAIHRKDEYAKADIPMLPVTHGVEYTKTSILLYTILLFLVCLLPVLVGMSGMIYLSIATVLSSGFIFHAWQLKYNCKNSTAMDTFKFSIYHLMLLFVALLVDHYLNL from the coding sequence ATGAATAAAACACTTGTCGCAAGCAGTACGGCTGAATTTGAACAACCAAAATGGCGTCTTTACCTCTCGCTCACCAAACCAAAAGTGGTCGCACTTATGTTGCTTACTGCGGTTGTAGGTATGTGTTTAGCCGTGCCCACTTCGTTACCCGTACAGCAAAGCCTACTGGGTCTTTTGGGTATTGGCGCGATGGCGGGTTCTGCTGCCGCATTTAACCACCTAATCGATAGAAGAATCGATGCTTTGATGATGAGGACTCAAAAAAGGCCGCTCCCATCGGGAAATATCAACGCTTATGAGGTTTCGCTTTTTGCTTTCGCATTAGGAGTCATTGGATTTGCCGTGCTCTATATAGGTGTTAACGCATTAACTGCATTTCTCACCTTGGTGAGTCTGCTCGGTTACGCCGTGGTTTACACCATGTACCTAAAAAGAGCCACGCCGCAAAATATTGTCATAGCAGGTATTGCAGGCGCGATGCCTCCTCTATTAGGTTGGACCTCTGTTACAGGAGAACTCCATGCTAACGCGTGGTTATTGGTGATGATTATTTTTGTTTGGACCCCGCCTCATTTCTGGGCACTCGCGATCCACCGAAAAGATGAGTATGCCAAAGCTGATATTCCTATGCTCCCCGTTACTCATGGAGTGGAATACACAAAAACAAGTATTTTGCTTTACACCATTTTACTATTTTTGGTTTGCTTATTACCGGTTCTTGTCGGCATGAGTGGAATGATATATTTGTCGATTGCAACGGTATTAAGCAGTGGGTTTATCTTTCATGCATGGCAGCTTAAATATAACTGTAAAAACAGCACAGCAATGGATACATTTAAGTTTTCTATTTATCACTTAATGCTTCTATTTGTTGCTCTTTTGGTTGATCACTATCTGAATTTGTAA
- a CDS encoding PTS fructose transporter subunit IIC yields MKILAITACTAGVAHTYMAAKTLEKKAKARGYDIKVEKQGANGIDDRITAQDIAEASGIIFATDVGVAEMERFEGLISVQGKVKDGVKKADAMIDALVQKIEAAGGEASKVTSASTVAFDESDDSNSNFVVKFLKNWYKGALSGVSHIIPLVIIGGLCVGLLNLFYGYDYTHLYNLTSEQIADKEFMGDFATTHQGIVHYLYYIALKAFNPLLICVLAAFTAYGMVGKPGLAPGFVGGYVAVGGTFGKLTIVSGGFIGGLVAGAAAALFVMLVRQIKVPQVLESVKILIITPLVAGVLTILFMLVGPGKFFAFLNTSLADWLNVMSGSNLLILGFILGCMSNLDMGGPINKAAYLFCIGAGTNGNTEFYAAFTAAKCIPGMSLGIMAITLPRFFDKEDRLAGPSTAILGFCGITEGAIPYAVKDPMRIIPAHMIGGGVAAALILSSKIQIGTIAGGAVFMLPVISEPMAWLTYFIIGVAVSMGLTIALKMVGKQGKVKVKAQA; encoded by the coding sequence ATGAAAATCTTAGCAATTACTGCATGTACTGCTGGGGTCGCTCATACTTATATGGCGGCTAAAACGTTAGAAAAAAAAGCGAAAGCGCGCGGTTATGATATTAAAGTAGAAAAACAAGGTGCTAACGGTATTGATGACCGCATCACGGCACAAGATATCGCTGAAGCTTCAGGTATCATTTTCGCCACAGATGTTGGTGTAGCGGAAATGGAACGTTTTGAAGGGCTGATATCTGTTCAAGGTAAAGTTAAAGACGGTGTCAAGAAAGCGGATGCAATGATTGATGCTCTGGTACAAAAAATTGAAGCAGCAGGTGGTGAAGCCTCTAAAGTTACTAGCGCTTCTACCGTGGCATTTGATGAGTCTGATGATAGCAATAGTAACTTCGTTGTTAAGTTCTTAAAAAATTGGTACAAGGGCGCACTATCTGGTGTATCTCACATTATCCCTCTTGTTATTATTGGCGGCCTTTGTGTTGGTTTACTCAATCTTTTTTATGGTTACGACTATACCCACCTTTACAACCTCACAAGTGAACAGATTGCTGACAAAGAATTCATGGGTGACTTTGCAACCACACACCAAGGCATTGTTCACTATCTATACTACATTGCACTAAAAGCATTTAATCCACTGTTGATTTGTGTTCTTGCTGCATTTACTGCCTACGGTATGGTAGGTAAACCCGGCCTAGCGCCAGGCTTCGTTGGTGGTTATGTTGCCGTGGGTGGCACTTTCGGTAAACTAACGATCGTTAGTGGTGGTTTCATTGGTGGTCTTGTTGCGGGTGCAGCCGCCGCATTGTTTGTTATGCTTGTCCGTCAAATCAAGGTACCTCAAGTACTAGAATCAGTTAAGATTCTTATTATTACTCCGCTTGTTGCTGGCGTACTAACGATTCTATTCATGCTAGTCGGGCCTGGTAAGTTCTTTGCGTTCCTAAACACTTCTTTAGCTGATTGGCTAAACGTAATGAGCGGTTCTAACCTACTCATCCTTGGCTTCATCCTCGGTTGTATGTCTAACCTTGATATGGGTGGTCCAATTAACAAAGCCGCCTACCTATTCTGTATTGGTGCCGGTACAAACGGTAACACTGAGTTCTACGCCGCGTTTACTGCCGCAAAATGTATCCCCGGTATGTCTCTTGGTATCATGGCGATTACACTCCCTCGCTTCTTCGACAAAGAAGATCGTCTTGCAGGTCCATCTACCGCAATTCTAGGTTTCTGCGGTATTACGGAAGGTGCAATCCCTTACGCTGTTAAAGACCCAATGCGCATTATCCCTGCTCATATGATTGGTGGTGGTGTTGCGGCTGCTCTTATTCTTTCATCCAAGATCCAAATCGGCACGATTGCAGGTGGTGCGGTGTTCATGCTACCTGTAATTAGCGAGCCTATGGCATGGTTAACCTACTTTATCATCGGTGTTGCCGTTTCTATGGGCCTCACTATCGCTCTTAAAATGGTGGGTAAACAAGGTAAGGTAAAAGTAAAAGCACAAGCGTAA
- the ctaD gene encoding cytochrome c oxidase subunit I, translating into MKTSIESNNIGSTIESELVASDTASSHDIHHAPSGWTRWVFSTNHKDIGTLYLIFSLTMFFIGGAMAMVIRAELFQPGLQLVEPNFFNQMTTVHGLIMVFGAVMPAFTGLANWMIPMMIGAPDMALPRMNNLSFWILPFAFLILLASLFTEGGGPNFGWTFYAPLSTTYSPDSTALFVFSVHIMGISSIMGAINVIVTIFNMRAPGMTLMKMPMFVWTWLITAFLLIAVMPVLAGAVTMVLTDKYFGTSFFDAAGGGDPVMFQHIFWFFGHPEVYIMILPSFGIVSAIVPAFSGKKLFGYNSMVYATVSIALMSFLVWAHHMFTTGMPVFAELFFMYCTMLISVPTGVKVFNWVATMWRGSLTFETPMLFAIAFIVLFTIGGFSGLMLAIVPADFQYHDTYFVVAHFHYVLVSGAVFSIMAAAYYWLPKWTGNMYNQRLSLWHFWTSLISVNILFFPMHFLGLAGMPRRIPDYAIQFADVNQIVSIGGFAFGLSQLLFLWVVIKCIKGGEKAPAKPWERAEGLEWTVPSPAPHHTFDQPPKID; encoded by the coding sequence ATGAAAACTTCTATAGAAAGCAACAACATCGGCTCGACAATCGAATCAGAATTGGTGGCGTCAGATACCGCATCCTCCCATGACATCCATCATGCGCCTAGCGGTTGGACCAGGTGGGTGTTTTCAACCAACCACAAAGACATAGGTACGCTCTATCTTATTTTTAGCCTAACCATGTTCTTCATTGGTGGTGCGATGGCAATGGTGATCCGTGCAGAACTTTTTCAGCCGGGGTTACAACTTGTCGAGCCAAACTTCTTCAATCAGATGACGACGGTGCATGGACTGATCATGGTATTTGGTGCCGTCATGCCGGCTTTTACTGGCTTAGCCAATTGGATGATCCCAATGATGATCGGTGCGCCAGATATGGCGCTACCTCGCATGAATAATCTCAGTTTTTGGATATTACCTTTCGCATTCTTAATCTTGCTGGCATCGCTTTTTACTGAAGGCGGCGGTCCGAACTTTGGTTGGACATTTTACGCACCACTTTCTACCACTTATAGCCCTGATAGCACCGCATTATTTGTTTTCTCGGTTCATATTATGGGTATCAGTTCTATCATGGGCGCGATCAACGTTATCGTCACCATTTTCAATATGCGCGCGCCGGGCATGACACTAATGAAGATGCCGATGTTTGTGTGGACATGGTTGATAACGGCCTTCCTACTCATTGCCGTTATGCCCGTGCTAGCGGGTGCGGTAACCATGGTATTAACTGATAAGTACTTTGGCACCAGCTTCTTTGATGCTGCTGGGGGTGGTGACCCAGTCATGTTCCAACATATTTTCTGGTTCTTTGGTCATCCAGAAGTGTACATAATGATCCTACCTTCTTTTGGCATTGTTTCCGCCATTGTTCCCGCTTTCTCTGGTAAGAAATTATTTGGCTATAACTCCATGGTCTACGCGACCGTTAGCATCGCATTGATGTCATTTTTAGTGTGGGCACACCATATGTTCACCACGGGTATGCCCGTGTTTGCTGAACTGTTTTTTATGTATTGCACCATGTTGATTTCGGTACCCACTGGTGTGAAAGTGTTCAACTGGGTAGCCACCATGTGGCGTGGCTCACTTACCTTTGAAACCCCTATGTTGTTTGCTATCGCATTCATTGTTCTGTTCACCATCGGCGGGTTTTCTGGGTTGATGTTGGCCATTGTTCCGGCAGATTTCCAGTATCACGACACCTATTTTGTGGTCGCCCATTTTCACTATGTTCTGGTTTCTGGTGCCGTATTTTCCATCATGGCAGCGGCCTATTATTGGTTACCAAAATGGACCGGAAATATGTACAACCAACGCCTTAGTCTATGGCATTTTTGGACATCGCTTATCTCGGTAAACATTCTGTTCTTCCCGATGCATTTCCTTGGTCTTGCCGGTATGCCACGCCGAATACCCGACTACGCTATCCAATTTGCCGACGTGAATCAGATTGTTTCCATCGGAGGATTCGCATTTGGTCTATCACAGTTGCTATTTCTTTGGGTCGTCATTAAATGCATAAAAGGCGGAGAGAAAGCACCTGCAAAACCGTGGGAAAGAGCTGAAGGACTAGAATGGACGGTCCCTAGCCCTGCCCCTCATCATACGTTTGATCAACCACCAAAAATTGATTAG
- a CDS encoding cytochrome c oxidase assembly protein, translated as MGIGKKKDKQKANKALTTKLLFAVVAMFGFGYALVPLYDVMCDALGINGKTNRVAIDQPHGMAIDLSRTIDVELMAHIPSGMLWQMKPKVRTLQVHPGQVIQTAYLAKNLSKQDSIVQAVPSVSPGIAATHFNKMECFCFTRQPLKAGESTELGLVFYIEPDIPDSIHTLTLSYTVFDITDSVEKEPKSVAMLTNSTATPRRSE; from the coding sequence ATGGGAATAGGTAAAAAAAAGGACAAGCAAAAAGCGAACAAAGCGCTGACGACCAAACTACTGTTTGCCGTCGTGGCGATGTTCGGCTTTGGATACGCGCTTGTGCCTCTTTATGATGTCATGTGTGATGCTTTAGGTATCAATGGAAAGACGAATAGAGTCGCGATAGATCAGCCCCATGGAATGGCTATTGATCTATCTCGAACTATTGACGTAGAGCTTATGGCTCACATTCCGTCTGGTATGCTTTGGCAAATGAAACCAAAAGTTCGAACGCTCCAAGTTCACCCAGGACAGGTGATACAAACGGCGTATCTCGCCAAGAATTTGTCGAAACAAGATTCGATTGTACAAGCGGTACCCTCAGTCTCTCCGGGCATAGCAGCTACCCATTTTAACAAAATGGAGTGTTTCTGTTTTACTCGTCAACCACTAAAAGCAGGGGAAAGTACCGAGCTTGGGCTGGTATTCTATATCGAGCCAGATATCCCCGACTCCATTCATACTCTTACACTTTCTTACACCGTATTCGACATAACCGACTCAGTAGAAAAAGAGCCAAAAAGTGTCGCCATGCTCACTAATTCAACCGCGACACCAAGGAGATCAGAATGA
- the coxB gene encoding cytochrome c oxidase subunit II: MHSTKMGGYRLHQLATVRKLFIYLLLLSLPVKALAQTSLNMTQGVTDISGKVYELHMLIFYICCAIAFVVFGAMFYAIFNHRKSKGAVAADFHESTKVEIIWTVIPVIILIAMAIPATKTLIAMEDTSKSDLTIKITGSQWKWHYSYFGEEIEFFSLLATSSDEIDGIKEKGANYLLEVNNPLVLPINKKIRFLLTSDDVIHSWWVPDFAVKKDTVPGFINEAWTKIDKPGIYRGQCAELCGQAHGFMPIVVHAMEEDDYEQWLLGKRQDVERQKIEAAKALANNMPLDQLMSIGEKVYLERCSVCHQPNGMGLPAVFPAINGSPIATGDISLHIDTIVNGRSGTAMQAFALQLTDQEIAAVITYQRNAWDNKTGDVIQASDINAFKNPAEADKNSEEEQ; this comes from the coding sequence ATGCACTCGACTAAGATGGGGGGATATCGTTTGCATCAACTAGCTACTGTCCGAAAATTGTTCATTTACTTACTTTTACTCTCGCTACCAGTTAAAGCATTAGCTCAGACTTCACTCAACATGACACAAGGTGTGACAGACATCAGCGGCAAAGTGTATGAATTGCATATGTTGATCTTCTATATATGCTGTGCCATTGCTTTTGTTGTGTTCGGTGCGATGTTCTACGCCATTTTTAATCACCGTAAATCTAAAGGCGCTGTCGCTGCCGACTTTCATGAAAGCACAAAGGTCGAGATTATATGGACAGTTATCCCTGTTATCATTTTGATCGCGATGGCGATTCCTGCAACCAAAACACTGATTGCAATGGAAGATACAAGCAAATCAGACTTGACTATAAAGATCACAGGTTCGCAATGGAAATGGCACTATAGCTACTTTGGTGAAGAAATTGAGTTCTTCAGCTTACTCGCCACCTCTTCAGACGAAATTGACGGCATTAAAGAGAAAGGGGCGAATTATCTACTTGAAGTTAACAATCCACTCGTCTTACCTATCAATAAAAAAATCCGTTTTTTACTCACTTCCGACGACGTTATCCATTCATGGTGGGTGCCAGATTTTGCAGTAAAAAAAGACACCGTACCCGGCTTCATCAATGAGGCATGGACAAAAATTGATAAACCCGGCATCTATCGCGGCCAGTGCGCAGAACTTTGCGGCCAAGCCCACGGCTTTATGCCTATCGTCGTTCACGCGATGGAGGAAGATGACTACGAACAATGGTTATTAGGTAAACGTCAGGACGTCGAACGCCAAAAAATCGAGGCTGCCAAAGCATTGGCAAACAATATGCCATTAGATCAACTCATGAGCATAGGTGAAAAAGTATATCTGGAACGCTGCTCAGTATGCCACCAACCAAATGGAATGGGTCTGCCTGCCGTGTTCCCTGCTATCAATGGAAGTCCTATCGCTACAGGTGATATTTCTCTCCACATTGACACCATCGTTAATGGGCGCTCCGGCACCGCTATGCAAGCATTTGCTCTTCAACTCACCGATCAAGAAATCGCTGCCGTTATCACTTACCAGCGTAATGCTTGGGACAACAAAACAGGTGACGTGATTCAGGCTTCCGATATCAATGCATTTAAGAATCCAGCTGAAGCAGATAAAAATTCGGAGGAAGAGCAATGA
- a CDS encoding SURF1 family protein: MNISAVLKAKTIASPIAVLSHSVSYWVAALLTVVVFFLLVNLGLWQLSRGEAKQQLEQQLETRAVQTHIPLSELTDYSAPVTGLKVSSAFNTSDNPLIYLDNQTHNGQAGYLVYQIVKPHNHNDHLLIELGFIPTGHDRSVLPVTPQTLQQERLTGRLYARSLNKLSSDLMPETIKHLRIQNLNFKQLETKLMVSLLPFAMQPDQVEDWPLPQPWKPIPMASSKHFAYSVQWFAMAAVWLLLMLTIFYKKLRAINRDIS, from the coding sequence ATGAATATCAGTGCTGTTTTGAAAGCAAAAACCATAGCATCTCCTATTGCTGTGTTATCCCACTCCGTCTCGTATTGGGTTGCAGCACTGTTAACTGTGGTTGTATTTTTTCTATTGGTCAACTTAGGATTATGGCAATTAAGTCGAGGTGAGGCGAAACAGCAGCTTGAACAACAGTTAGAAACGAGAGCAGTACAAACTCATATCCCCCTTAGTGAATTGACCGATTATTCGGCTCCTGTCACTGGACTAAAAGTATCCTCAGCCTTCAATACCAGCGATAACCCTTTGATCTATCTTGATAATCAAACCCATAACGGCCAAGCCGGTTATTTGGTGTATCAAATTGTTAAGCCTCATAACCATAACGATCACCTGTTGATCGAGCTCGGATTTATACCAACGGGGCATGATCGTTCAGTACTCCCTGTTACCCCACAAACTTTACAACAAGAGCGTTTAACGGGTCGGCTGTATGCTCGAAGCTTGAATAAGCTCAGCTCAGACCTGATGCCCGAAACTATCAAACATCTTAGAATTCAAAATTTGAACTTCAAACAACTTGAAACCAAACTTATGGTTTCTTTATTACCTTTCGCTATGCAACCCGATCAAGTAGAAGACTGGCCTCTCCCTCAACCATGGAAACCGATACCCATGGCTTCATCCAAACACTTCGCTTATTCAGTACAGTGGTTTGCGATGGCAGCCGTTTGGTTACTGCTCATGTTAACCATTTTCTATAAAAAATTACGAGCCATTAACAGGGATATATCATGA
- a CDS encoding cytochrome c oxidase subunit 3: MSVEAPHSQHPTYYVPAQSHWPIIGAIALFLIAVGAGVTVQYKGTESLGSVIGKGVLTIGFLVLLYMFAGWFKSVITESLSGLYSDQIDRSFKQGMSWFIFSEIMFFGAFFGALFYARMVAVPWLAGADNNAMTHEILWPAFEALWPLTSTPSGQSVEAMPWQGIPLKNTIILLLSSITLHFAHVSLEKGRRTALVFWLEITIVLAGLFLFFQIEEYIHAYQELGLTLQSGIYGNTFFMLTGFHGLHVLLGSIFLIILLCRIAYDHFTPRNHFAFQAGSWYWHFVDVIWLCLFVFVYVL; encoded by the coding sequence ATGAGCGTAGAAGCCCCCCATTCGCAACATCCTACTTACTATGTCCCAGCCCAGAGTCATTGGCCGATCATTGGCGCTATCGCTCTATTTCTGATCGCGGTAGGTGCAGGGGTAACCGTCCAGTATAAAGGGACCGAGAGCCTTGGGTCTGTCATCGGTAAAGGCGTATTAACCATCGGGTTCTTGGTTCTATTGTATATGTTTGCGGGATGGTTTAAGAGCGTGATCACCGAATCTCTCTCTGGCTTGTATTCAGATCAGATCGATCGTTCATTCAAACAAGGCATGAGTTGGTTTATTTTCTCAGAAATTATGTTTTTTGGTGCTTTTTTTGGTGCCCTATTTTACGCGAGGATGGTTGCCGTGCCTTGGTTAGCGGGTGCAGATAACAATGCGATGACTCACGAAATTTTGTGGCCCGCATTTGAGGCCCTTTGGCCCTTAACCAGTACACCTTCGGGCCAGTCAGTCGAAGCCATGCCGTGGCAAGGAATTCCACTTAAAAATACGATAATCTTATTGCTCTCTTCAATCACACTGCACTTCGCTCATGTCAGTTTAGAAAAAGGCCGCCGCACAGCATTGGTTTTCTGGTTAGAGATAACCATCGTGTTAGCGGGGCTGTTTCTGTTCTTCCAAATCGAAGAATACATCCATGCCTACCAAGAACTCGGACTCACATTGCAATCTGGCATTTATGGCAACACCTTCTTTATGCTGACCGGATTTCACGGCCTGCACGTCTTATTGGGATCCATCTTTTTGATAATTCTGCTTTGTAGAATTGCGTATGACCATTTTACACCTCGAAACCATTTTGCGTTTCAAGCCGGAAGTTGGTATTGGCATTTTGTTGACGTGATCTGGCTCTGCCTATTTGTATTCGTTTATGTGCTATAG
- a CDS encoding ribonuclease H family protein: MAKFYVVWQGRKTGIFTDWATCKTQVEKFPGARYKSFPTRIEAEEAFSQSANTGIISKSPAVKSKHGSKSIAGSKKPKASALTDEHIDAMPYEVKIFTDGACEPNPGEAGSGIAIYHSNKLAELWFGIYQAEGTNNTAELNALHQSLLISQAYLDNNKTVGIYSDSSYSIQCLTTWAKGWAKNGWVRKGGEIKNIELIKEMFALYQTLESKIAIHHVNGHIGVEGNELADRMSILAIETKQDKLSLYTEALDIDTILKKRRG; the protein is encoded by the coding sequence TTGGCAAAATTCTATGTCGTTTGGCAAGGCCGTAAAACGGGTATTTTTACTGATTGGGCAACGTGTAAGACTCAAGTTGAAAAATTCCCTGGGGCTCGTTATAAATCATTTCCGACTCGCATTGAGGCTGAAGAGGCATTTAGCCAATCAGCGAACACCGGAATAATATCCAAATCGCCCGCCGTTAAGTCCAAACACGGAAGCAAATCTATCGCAGGCTCTAAAAAGCCTAAAGCCTCAGCTCTAACCGATGAACATATTGACGCCATGCCTTATGAGGTTAAGATTTTTACCGATGGGGCTTGCGAGCCAAACCCTGGTGAAGCGGGCTCGGGTATTGCTATCTATCATTCCAACAAGCTTGCTGAGCTATGGTTTGGAATCTACCAAGCGGAAGGGACCAATAACACGGCAGAACTGAATGCTCTTCATCAGAGCTTATTGATCAGTCAAGCCTATCTGGATAACAACAAAACCGTTGGTATTTATAGCGATTCTAGTTACTCAATCCAGTGTTTAACCACATGGGCGAAAGGATGGGCAAAGAATGGATGGGTTAGGAAAGGAGGCGAGATCAAAAATATCGAGCTTATTAAAGAGATGTTTGCTTTGTACCAAACCCTAGAGAGTAAAATAGCCATCCACCACGTCAATGGGCACATTGGTGTAGAAGGCAATGAACTCGCCGACAGAATGTCTATTTTAGCTATCGAAACGAAACAAGATAAGCTGAGCTTATACACTGAAGCGCTAGATATTGACACTATTCTTAAAAAACGCCGCGGATAA